Proteins from one Dysgonomonas sp. HDW5A genomic window:
- the idi gene encoding isopentenyl-diphosphate Delta-isomerase has protein sequence MVILVNEKDETIGYMSKLEAHQKGVLHRAFSVLIFNSQRQLLLQQRAIGKYHTPGKWTNTCCSHPYQDETPEDGAHRRLKEEMGMDAELKFLFKFQYKAPFDNELTEHEIDHVFIGFTDDLPSINKDEVNDFKYMYLNDIREDIVRNPDGYTAWFKIIIEGYHEYIERHLV, from the coding sequence ATGGTAATTCTTGTCAATGAAAAAGACGAAACGATTGGATATATGTCGAAACTTGAAGCACACCAAAAAGGGGTGTTGCATCGTGCATTTTCGGTACTAATATTTAATTCGCAAAGACAATTGTTACTGCAACAACGTGCAATCGGAAAATACCATACGCCGGGCAAGTGGACGAATACCTGTTGCAGCCATCCTTATCAGGATGAGACACCCGAAGATGGTGCTCACAGGAGACTCAAAGAGGAGATGGGAATGGATGCAGAACTGAAGTTCTTATTTAAATTTCAATATAAAGCTCCTTTTGACAATGAATTGACTGAACATGAAATAGATCATGTTTTTATTGGGTTTACCGATGATTTACCCTCTATAAATAAGGATGAAGTAAATGATTTTAAGTATATGTATCTGAATGATATCAGAGAAGATATAGTAAGAAATCCCGATGGATACACTGCTTGGTTTAAGATTATCATAGAGGGATATCATGAATACATAGAAAGGCATTTGGTATGA
- a CDS encoding phytoene/squalene synthase family protein, protein MEKLFNQISFETSKMVTKQYSTSFAIGVRCLDESIRDAIYSIYGFVRFADEIVDTFHEHDKEFLLDNYEKCYYEALRHGISLNPILNSFQQTVKAYSIEDDLIQSFLKSMRSDLKKKKFDEQEINEYIYGSAEVVGLMCLKVFVKGNKEHYDELKPYAMRLGAAFQKINFLRDLQHDTEELCRTYFPILKNQPLNKKTKDIILQDIYKDYEQAMIGIKRLPNESKLGVYTAYLYYLKLTEMIEKTNPDELMKKRISVPNHQKLFLLCRAYITTKLN, encoded by the coding sequence ATGGAAAAACTATTTAATCAGATCTCGTTTGAGACCAGTAAAATGGTAACCAAGCAATACAGTACTTCTTTTGCCATAGGAGTCCGTTGTTTGGATGAGTCCATAAGAGATGCTATATATAGCATATATGGATTTGTAAGATTTGCCGACGAAATAGTAGATACCTTTCATGAGCATGATAAGGAGTTTTTACTCGATAATTACGAAAAGTGTTACTACGAGGCGTTAAGGCATGGAATCAGTTTAAACCCGATACTTAATTCGTTTCAGCAAACAGTAAAGGCTTATTCGATAGAAGATGATCTGATACAGTCTTTTCTGAAAAGTATGCGGAGTGATTTGAAAAAGAAAAAATTTGATGAGCAAGAAATTAACGAATACATCTACGGTTCGGCAGAAGTTGTCGGATTGATGTGCCTTAAAGTGTTTGTAAAAGGCAATAAAGAGCATTACGATGAATTAAAACCTTATGCTATGCGATTGGGGGCAGCTTTTCAAAAAATAAATTTCCTGAGAGATTTACAACATGATACCGAAGAATTGTGTAGAACATATTTTCCGATACTGAAAAATCAACCGTTGAATAAAAAGACAAAAGATATAATATTACAAGATATATACAAAGATTACGAACAGGCGATGATAGGTATAAAGAGATTGCCAAATGAATCGAAACTAGGAGTGTATACAGCTTATCTGTATTACCTCAAATTAACAGAGATGATTGAAAAAACAAACCCTGACGAATTAATGAAAAAACGAATCAGTGTACCTAATCATCAGAAATTATTTCTGCTTTGCAGAGCATACATAACGACTAAATTAAACTAA
- a CDS encoding NAD(P)/FAD-dependent oxidoreductase, translating to MKKIIIIGSGFSSLSAACYLGKEGHHVTVLEKNEIIGGRARQLKADGFTFDMGPTFYWMPDIFDSFFADFNKKTSDYYKLIRLDPGYEVYFGENDSLSVSADLNKIYQLFEKEEAGSSEFLQKYLKEAHFNYDVAINKVVYKPGKSIFELIMPATAMRVFQFLQSISSKIRKGVKSHKLRQLLEFPVLFLGAKPSKTPAFYCFMNHADMVLGTWHIQGGMFELVKAMKQLAESYGVTIKTNSAVEKINIENNLAIGVTVNGVFYPADLVISGADYQHTEKLLENKYRNYSQEYWKQRVFAPSALMYYVALDKKMENVSHHTLFFDSNFEIHASQIYDKAAWPDNPLFYASFPSITDASVAPEGKEAAIFLIPIAPGLKDSEDIRLHYFNKIIERLERLTNQSVKESIIFHQSFTTSDFVRDYNAYKGNAYGLSNILSQTAFLKPKMQNRKIKNLFYTGQLTVPGPGVPPAIISGKIVSELANSYIKKTGYGKTI from the coding sequence ATGAAAAAAATTATAATCATTGGCTCTGGGTTTTCAAGCCTTTCTGCCGCTTGTTATTTAGGCAAAGAAGGGCATCATGTTACAGTTTTAGAAAAAAATGAAATAATCGGAGGCAGAGCCAGACAGTTGAAAGCAGATGGTTTTACTTTCGACATGGGGCCTACATTCTATTGGATGCCCGATATATTCGATTCGTTCTTCGCCGATTTTAATAAAAAAACATCTGATTATTATAAGCTGATAAGACTAGATCCCGGCTATGAAGTTTACTTTGGAGAAAACGACTCTCTATCTGTTTCGGCAGATTTGAATAAAATATACCAACTATTTGAAAAGGAGGAAGCCGGCAGCAGTGAATTTTTACAAAAATATTTGAAAGAAGCTCACTTCAATTACGATGTAGCCATCAACAAAGTTGTTTATAAGCCCGGAAAAAGCATATTTGAGTTGATTATGCCTGCTACTGCTATGCGTGTTTTCCAATTCCTACAAAGTATCAGCAGCAAGATCAGAAAAGGAGTGAAGAGCCATAAGCTCAGACAACTCTTAGAATTTCCCGTACTTTTTTTGGGAGCGAAACCCAGTAAAACACCTGCTTTTTATTGTTTTATGAATCATGCCGATATGGTATTGGGTACGTGGCACATACAGGGAGGAATGTTTGAGCTAGTAAAAGCGATGAAGCAATTGGCTGAAAGCTATGGCGTAACCATAAAAACGAATAGTGCAGTCGAAAAAATCAATATAGAGAATAACTTAGCAATAGGAGTTACTGTGAATGGGGTATTTTATCCGGCAGACTTAGTCATATCGGGAGCCGACTACCAACATACCGAAAAACTTCTCGAAAACAAATACCGTAATTATAGTCAAGAATATTGGAAGCAGCGTGTGTTTGCTCCATCTGCCCTTATGTATTATGTGGCTCTTGATAAGAAAATGGAAAATGTATCTCATCACACATTATTCTTCGACTCCAATTTTGAGATACATGCTTCGCAAATATACGACAAAGCTGCATGGCCCGACAATCCGTTATTCTATGCCAGCTTTCCAAGCATCACAGATGCGTCTGTTGCTCCTGAAGGCAAAGAAGCAGCCATTTTTTTAATCCCTATCGCTCCCGGTCTGAAAGACTCGGAGGATATTAGACTACATTATTTTAATAAAATAATAGAACGCCTCGAAAGGCTGACTAATCAATCGGTCAAAGAATCGATCATCTTTCATCAAAGCTTTACAACCAGCGACTTTGTGCGTGATTATAATGCTTACAAAGGAAATGCTTACGGTTTGTCAAATATATTATCACAAACCGCTTTCTTAAAACCTAAAATGCAAAATAGAAAAATAAAGAACTTATTTTATACAGGACAGTTGACTGTTCCCGGTCCGGGGGTACCTCCGGCGATTATTTCCGGTAAAATTGTTTCAGAATTAGCAAACTCTTATATAAAGAAAACAGGTTATGGAAAAACTATTTAA
- a CDS encoding DUF6377 domain-containing protein, with amino-acid sequence MKKYLFLIFLLLQFCDIYPAIEKDTISQHLNKLLDNKEMYMQVKEQKISEMKKMLETPNISDVQCYDINVQLYDQYKTYISDSAIHFIKENLQIAYKLNDASLINQSKLALASLYTIAGMYIESMDLLKSIDREKIHEGLLINYYDTYKLLYSSYSSNNLYTNIYSEKSNLYRDSLLNVLDTTSNHYKIVYSEKLLDHNKLEQSKHILQNLFNKSKSEDHERAVLAYALANVYKKEGNLEKQRRYYTISAICDIKNAIKENASLQALAIVLYETGDIENAYTCIKSSMEDAMFCNARLRTFEISKIFPIIDTAYQEKVAKQKEGLQFFLILVSILSLFLIASLIYVYLQMKRVARIRKELYHTNVKLNELNTDLQKNNIQLNNLNVELSEANRIKETYIGHFLDLCSMYISKLEKYQNTLNKKAVEKKLDELYKMLKSHDMIDNELKELYDNFDNIFLHLYPNFVEDFNSLLLEEERFTLKPNELLNTELRIFALIRLGIVDSSKIASFLHYSANTIYNYRTRVRNKAAVPRDEFESLVTKIGGKSTKSS; translated from the coding sequence ATGAAGAAATATTTGTTTTTGATATTTTTACTTTTACAATTCTGTGATATATACCCTGCCATCGAAAAGGATACCATTTCTCAACATTTAAACAAGCTATTGGATAATAAAGAGATGTATATGCAGGTAAAAGAGCAGAAAATATCAGAGATGAAAAAGATGCTCGAAACTCCCAATATTTCGGATGTACAGTGCTATGACATTAATGTACAACTATACGATCAGTACAAGACCTATATCTCGGATTCGGCTATACATTTTATTAAAGAAAACCTACAGATAGCATATAAACTGAATGATGCATCTTTAATTAACCAATCAAAACTAGCCTTAGCATCTCTATACACTATTGCAGGCATGTATATAGAATCTATGGATCTATTGAAAAGTATCGATCGGGAAAAGATACATGAAGGACTTCTTATTAACTATTACGATACATATAAACTACTATACAGTTCTTATTCCTCAAATAATTTATATACCAATATTTATTCAGAGAAGAGTAATCTCTACCGTGATTCACTTCTGAATGTGCTTGATACAACATCCAATCATTATAAGATTGTATATTCAGAAAAACTGCTGGATCATAATAAGTTAGAACAATCAAAACATATTTTGCAGAATCTCTTTAATAAATCAAAGTCGGAGGATCACGAAAGAGCTGTATTAGCCTATGCACTGGCCAATGTGTATAAAAAAGAAGGCAATCTCGAAAAGCAAAGACGGTATTATACAATTTCTGCTATTTGTGATATAAAAAATGCGATAAAAGAGAATGCTTCATTGCAAGCTTTAGCTATCGTTTTATATGAAACGGGAGATATCGAAAACGCTTACACATGTATCAAATCTTCGATGGAGGATGCTATGTTTTGTAATGCACGATTGAGGACTTTCGAAATATCCAAAATATTCCCGATTATAGATACTGCTTATCAGGAAAAAGTAGCCAAACAAAAAGAAGGGTTGCAGTTTTTTCTCATATTAGTCAGCATCTTATCTCTATTTCTGATTGCTTCGTTAATATATGTTTACTTACAGATGAAGCGAGTAGCCCGTATTAGAAAAGAGTTGTATCACACGAATGTAAAGCTGAACGAGTTAAATACTGATTTACAGAAAAACAATATCCAACTCAACAACCTGAACGTCGAATTGTCTGAAGCAAATCGAATTAAGGAAACTTATATAGGACATTTTCTCGACTTATGCTCTATGTATATTAGTAAACTCGAAAAATACCAGAATACGCTGAATAAAAAAGCGGTAGAGAAAAAACTGGATGAGCTTTACAAAATGTTAAAGTCTCATGATATGATCGATAATGAACTGAAAGAACTTTACGACAATTTCGACAATATATTTTTACATCTTTATCCAAACTTCGTAGAAGATTTCAACTCGTTGCTGCTCGAAGAGGAACGGTTTACTTTGAAACCAAACGAACTGTTGAATACCGAACTACGTATATTTGCCCTTATACGCCTCGGTATTGTAGACAGCTCCAAGATTGCATCATTTCTCCATTATTCAGCAAATACAATTTACAATTATCGCACAAGGGTAAGAAACAAAGCTGCTGTACCTCGTGACGAATTCGAATCCTTAGTAACTAAAATAGGAGGTAAATCTACTAAAAGCAGCTGA
- a CDS encoding TonB-dependent receptor, which yields MMNVKPFTCLHKICIIFICMLSSLNILAQDQKKVTGVITDLKGEPIIGASVVAKGTTTATISDIDGTFSLDVSNNPVLTISYIGYISQEVPTLGKSDLKIILKEDSKILDEIVVVGYGVMRKIDLTGSVSSISAKTIKDKPVANIGEALQGRASGVQVISSGKPGDNVSFRIRGISTINNSEPLLVIDNVPTDMPLNALNMEDVESVDVLKDASATAIYGSRGANGVVIVTTKKGKSGDGSISLSANWGIQEATNMPKMLDASQFASLHNEMIKNYNNPNYVQRPDFADPTALGTGTNWLDELFRKAIMQNYTLSYSGGNEKSNYYVSGGVFDQEGIILNTSYRRYTFQFNSESKVRSWLKFGNNVTLSHDVKKQGSYSVRDAMAALPTQPVFNEDGSFSGPGEPAYQYGDIRNPIGSATLNKEQTKGYNVLANAFAEIKIKDNLTFKTLGGIDFKFWDKRNFYPKYNWKPIPQPQSTLYEESNKSMTYLWDNTLTYMETFNEKHHLNVMIGSSAQNNVYNNMSASIQNFLTDNNNQLNNGLTDPTVGGTKNDWAILSFIGRANYNYADKYLLTATIRRDGSSRFSSENRWGTFPSFSAAWRLSEESFYNKNKWVSDIKVRAGYGETGNQAGIDNYAYFTRLKTGQYVFNGTPVSTLYPKVMPNPNVRWETVKQLNAGVDLSLLNQRINVVIDAYLKNTSDMLVPMSVPITTGYSDIDVPSINAGKVRNKGVELTVSSFNLRGAFEWNTDFNISYNKNEVISMNDGVPLFVGDDINMTKVRVNTEGHPIGSFYGYVTNGIFQNQQEVDRYAIQVPGGTAPGDIRFRDLDNNGVINADDRTYIGNPSPEWTFSMNNTFAYKEFDLQIFLQGVAGNDIYNANRIWQESMSIPQNQTTKVLDRWTGEGTSNSVPRAIYSDPNQNVRHSNRFIEDGSYLRVKNLTLGYTLPKSISQKAYLSMARFYISCQNLLTLTKYSGFDPEVNVSGVDLSTYPVTRTLSMGVNVKF from the coding sequence ATGATGAATGTAAAACCTTTTACGTGCTTACATAAAATATGTATCATATTTATATGTATGCTGTCTAGCCTGAATATCCTGGCTCAGGATCAGAAAAAAGTGACAGGAGTGATAACCGACCTAAAGGGCGAACCTATTATAGGAGCTTCGGTAGTTGCAAAAGGTACTACAACAGCTACCATTAGCGATATTGATGGTACTTTTTCTCTGGATGTTAGCAACAATCCTGTACTCACAATTTCTTATATCGGCTACATAAGTCAGGAAGTGCCCACTTTAGGAAAGTCTGATTTAAAGATAATCCTAAAAGAAGATTCTAAAATTTTAGATGAAATTGTAGTTGTAGGTTATGGAGTAATGAGGAAAATTGACCTGACAGGATCCGTCTCTTCCATTTCTGCAAAAACAATAAAAGACAAACCCGTAGCCAATATTGGAGAAGCATTACAGGGACGAGCTTCGGGTGTACAGGTTATATCATCCGGAAAACCGGGCGATAACGTGTCTTTTCGTATACGGGGTATCAGTACCATCAACAACAGTGAGCCTTTATTGGTAATCGACAACGTTCCTACCGATATGCCGCTCAATGCCTTGAACATGGAAGATGTGGAGTCTGTTGATGTCTTAAAAGATGCCTCTGCAACAGCAATATACGGTTCACGTGGAGCAAATGGTGTTGTGATTGTTACTACGAAAAAAGGAAAATCGGGCGATGGCTCTATTTCTCTAAGTGCCAACTGGGGAATACAGGAAGCAACTAATATGCCCAAGATGCTTGATGCCAGTCAATTTGCATCACTTCACAACGAAATGATTAAAAATTATAACAATCCAAATTATGTGCAAAGACCCGATTTCGCCGATCCTACAGCTTTAGGGACGGGAACGAACTGGCTTGATGAACTTTTCCGTAAAGCTATTATGCAAAATTACACCCTTTCGTATTCGGGAGGTAACGAGAAAAGTAATTACTATGTATCGGGTGGTGTATTCGATCAGGAAGGTATTATTCTAAATACTTCTTACCGACGTTATACCTTTCAATTCAATAGTGAATCGAAGGTTCGTTCTTGGCTAAAGTTCGGGAACAATGTGACACTAAGCCATGATGTGAAGAAACAAGGCTCGTACAGTGTTCGCGATGCTATGGCTGCTTTACCCACTCAACCGGTATTTAACGAGGACGGATCGTTTTCAGGCCCGGGAGAACCAGCCTATCAATACGGAGATATAAGAAATCCGATAGGTAGTGCCACATTAAACAAAGAGCAAACAAAAGGCTACAATGTATTGGCCAATGCTTTTGCCGAAATAAAAATAAAGGACAACCTTACTTTCAAAACCTTGGGAGGTATTGACTTCAAATTCTGGGATAAACGTAATTTCTATCCTAAGTACAATTGGAAACCAATTCCTCAACCGCAGTCAACTCTTTATGAGGAGTCTAATAAGAGTATGACTTATCTTTGGGATAACACCTTAACCTACATGGAAACATTCAACGAAAAACATCACTTGAATGTAATGATCGGTTCCAGTGCTCAAAATAATGTGTATAACAATATGAGCGCAAGTATTCAGAATTTCTTGACAGATAACAACAATCAATTGAATAATGGATTGACCGACCCTACTGTAGGAGGTACTAAAAACGATTGGGCAATATTGTCGTTCATAGGTCGTGCCAACTATAATTATGCAGATAAATATTTATTGACTGCTACTATCCGTCGTGATGGTTCATCACGTTTTTCGAGCGAAAATCGTTGGGGAACATTCCCTTCGTTCTCGGCAGCTTGGCGATTATCCGAAGAATCGTTTTATAACAAAAATAAATGGGTGAGTGATATCAAAGTGAGGGCAGGATATGGTGAAACTGGTAACCAAGCCGGTATAGACAATTATGCCTACTTTACACGCTTGAAAACAGGACAATATGTATTTAACGGAACACCTGTTTCTACGCTATATCCTAAAGTGATGCCCAATCCCAATGTGAGATGGGAAACAGTAAAACAGCTGAATGCGGGAGTGGATTTATCGTTATTGAATCAACGCATTAATGTTGTTATAGATGCTTATCTTAAAAATACATCCGATATGCTGGTGCCAATGTCTGTGCCTATTACGACAGGATATTCGGATATAGACGTACCAAGTATAAATGCCGGAAAGGTAAGAAACAAAGGTGTAGAGCTTACAGTCTCTTCTTTCAACCTGAGAGGTGCTTTCGAATGGAATACCGACTTCAATATATCTTATAATAAAAATGAAGTCATCAGCATGAATGATGGAGTTCCTTTATTTGTAGGAGACGATATTAACATGACTAAAGTGAGAGTAAACACCGAAGGCCATCCTATCGGCTCATTCTATGGTTACGTAACCAATGGTATCTTTCAGAATCAGCAGGAAGTTGACAGATATGCTATTCAAGTGCCGGGAGGAACAGCACCGGGTGATATCCGCTTCAGGGATTTAGACAATAATGGGGTAATAAACGCCGATGATCGTACTTATATCGGTAATCCTTCGCCAGAATGGACATTCTCGATGAATAATACTTTTGCTTATAAAGAATTCGATTTGCAGATTTTCTTGCAAGGTGTTGCCGGTAACGATATATACAACGCAAACAGAATATGGCAGGAAAGTATGTCTATTCCACAAAATCAAACAACTAAGGTATTAGACAGATGGACGGGTGAAGGTACCAGCAACAGTGTGCCACGTGCTATATATAGTGACCCCAATCAAAATGTGCGTCATTCGAATCGGTTTATAGAAGATGGTTCATATCTGAGAGTGAAGAATCTAACTTTGGGTTATACACTGCCTAAATCAATTTCTCAAAAAGCTTACCTCAGCATGGCTCGCTTTTATATCTCCTGTCAAAACTTACTTACCCTTACCAAATATTCGGGATTCGATCCGGAAGTAAATGTAAGTGGTGTCGATTTAAGTACATATCCTGTTACTCGTACATTGAGTATGGGAGTTAATGTTAAATTCTAA
- a CDS encoding RagB/SusD family nutrient uptake outer membrane protein, translated as MKKILYIGLLAISTLFVSCSDFLDKESFEDPSAEAINDEASAIALVNGAYQPLQRPKLYNMRIWSLDIVAGNSEVGAGGGTDGIETITLANFVTTTDNAAALDIWRGPNPGILYCNTVLENIPKTNISESLKNRCIGEAKFLRAHYFFILVRLFGDVPMAVTTLKPGDDLFPSRTNKMTIYNDVIIPDLKEAINLLPVREEYKGSDIGRASKGAAAGMLAKVYLTLGMYKECLDMCNLVESLGYSLNPDYSDCFGGELRNKNTAESLFEVQYYGLTKAGFWDDDNQASWLSTYMGPRNTGWVGGAYGWNQPTEEFVSQYEENDLRKDKTILYEGGPAFDGKQYKKSMSNTGYNVRKFLVPLSVSPDYNTNSASVIVLRYADVLLMKAEALNELGRTKDAEEPLYQVRKRAGLTKRTDVEGLNQDQMREKIIKERRIELAFEGHRWFDMIRIDNGQYALNFLHSIGKVNATSKHLLLPIPQKERDANPNLSQNAGY; from the coding sequence ATGAAAAAGATACTATATATAGGCTTGTTAGCTATTTCGACTCTATTCGTTTCGTGTTCTGATTTTTTGGACAAAGAGTCGTTCGAAGATCCAAGTGCAGAAGCTATAAATGACGAAGCGTCTGCCATTGCTTTAGTGAATGGAGCTTACCAGCCTCTACAGCGTCCTAAACTCTATAATATGAGAATCTGGTCACTTGATATAGTTGCCGGAAATAGTGAAGTTGGTGCCGGAGGAGGAACCGATGGTATAGAAACTATTACTCTTGCCAATTTTGTGACAACAACAGACAATGCTGCCGCACTCGATATATGGAGAGGACCCAATCCCGGTATTCTTTATTGCAATACGGTTCTCGAAAATATTCCAAAAACAAATATCAGCGAATCATTAAAAAACAGGTGTATTGGTGAAGCTAAATTCCTTCGTGCACACTATTTCTTCATACTAGTACGACTGTTTGGCGATGTGCCGATGGCAGTAACCACACTAAAACCCGGCGATGATTTATTCCCGTCACGCACCAATAAAATGACCATCTATAATGATGTTATTATCCCCGATCTGAAAGAAGCCATCAATTTATTGCCTGTAAGAGAAGAATATAAAGGCAGTGACATTGGCCGTGCATCCAAAGGAGCGGCAGCCGGAATGTTAGCCAAAGTATATCTGACATTGGGCATGTATAAGGAATGTTTAGACATGTGTAATCTTGTCGAAAGTTTAGGATATAGCCTTAATCCCGATTACAGCGATTGCTTTGGTGGTGAACTGAGAAATAAAAATACAGCAGAATCATTATTTGAGGTTCAATATTATGGATTGACCAAAGCCGGTTTTTGGGACGATGATAATCAGGCTTCTTGGTTAAGTACTTATATGGGACCACGTAATACCGGCTGGGTAGGCGGAGCCTATGGCTGGAACCAACCGACAGAAGAATTTGTGAGCCAATATGAAGAAAACGATTTGCGGAAAGATAAAACCATTTTATATGAAGGAGGTCCTGCATTCGATGGAAAACAGTATAAGAAATCAATGTCTAACACTGGCTACAATGTCCGCAAGTTTTTAGTACCTCTATCTGTGTCTCCCGATTATAATACAAACTCAGCCAGCGTAATAGTATTACGTTATGCAGATGTATTATTGATGAAAGCGGAAGCTTTGAATGAACTTGGAAGAACGAAGGATGCAGAAGAGCCACTATATCAGGTGCGGAAAAGAGCAGGATTGACAAAACGTACAGATGTGGAAGGTTTAAACCAAGATCAGATGCGTGAGAAAATCATCAAGGAGCGCCGCATAGAGTTGGCATTCGAAGGACATCGTTGGTTCGATATGATTCGTATTGACAATGGGCAATATGCCTTGAATTTCTTACACTCTATCGGTAAAGTTAATGCGACAAGCAAACATTTGCTGCTACCTATTCCTCAAAAAGAAAGGGATGCTAATCCGAACTTGTCTCAAAATGCAGGTTATTAA